TTCCAAGTATGGTATAGAGAAAAAGTTATACACTACATATTACACTTCCACGTATGGAATGCATAAAACAACATCTATGATATCACTGAATCAACATTGACTCGGTAATAATTAGATGACACAAAAGATCTACCTAGGAGTTGTGGCAGATATGGTTACATCATTAACACTACATGGTACAGTAGTTTTAGATGACTCTCCGTTGCCCACCATTAAATTGAAATACGCTGGATGCTTAGGCTCAGGTAGATTCATAGTCATGCTGCTTAGCATCGCAACAACATCCAACATGGTTGGACGATCAACTGCATTCTCTTGTACACACAACAGTGCGATGTTAACGCACCTCATCATTACTGTCGAGTGACAATTGGGAAGCAATGAGGTTTCAACAAGTTCGATCCATCTTCTCTCTTTCCATAATTGCCAAGCCTATTTTAAGTTTCATCACATACTTAGTAGGACACCACATAAAGAAAGCTTTTTTTTTCAAGTTATAAGGATTTCTATGAACTCACATATCCAAGGAGATAGATGAAATCTCCACATTGATGGCTTCCagaattccttttcccactaaggatCTCGAGAGTTAAAACACCAAAGCTGAATACATCGGATTTGATGGAAAAGATGCCCTGAGAAGCATACTCGGGAGCCATGTAGCCACTAAAATGATAAAACAATGTTATATGTGCAATTACTATATGGTTGACCTGTAATATAAATGTTCAAAAATGGACTAACTGATACAAAACTTACTATGTACCAGCCACTCTTCTTGTAATGATTCCTTCGGCGTTAGAGCTAAATATTTTTGCTAGTCCAAAGTCTGAAATTTTAGGATTCATTTCGTTGTCCAGGAGAATGTTGCTTGGTTTAAGGTCTCGATGTATGACACACAACCGAGAGTGCATATGTAGGTAAAGAAGTCCTTCTGCAATTCCTTCAATTATTTCAAGACGTTTGTTCAAATCAATTAAAACTTTTCTATTATTATCTGCACATGAACGAAATGTTAGTATGATAGAGATAAAAAATGTAAAAATAACAATGAAAAGTTGGAAAGCACAATCATAAATGAAGTGCAACTATACACACAGGGCTTCTCAAAACAATATAGTTATATTGTTAGCCATTCCTTATGCATCAATATCTAGCCTATGAACCTAGAAGTGCAAATTAATATGTACCAAAGATGAAGAAGTCCAAGCTTTTGTTTGGCAAGTATTCATAGACCAATATTTTCTCCTCTGCTTGAGAGCAGCATCCCAAGAGCCTAACCAAATTCATGTGTTGAAGTTTGGCTATGAGCTCAACTTCATTTTTGAACTCCATCAAACCTTGTCCGGAATGTGAATCAAGTCTCTTTACTGCAATTTCAATTCCATCGGGAAAGTGGCCCTAGGAAACAAATATAAGTTTAGATATTGGTATTATAAAAAAGCCGCAATCAGGTTGCTTTTATGATAGGGAtgcatgcatcattctgatgcagaggctgggggtaatccttcttttctaaaaaaaaagttgCTTTATGATGCACAAGTTATTGCATACCAGTTCCACGATAATGGGTAAAAGCAAATTAACCCAACTTTGGGTCAATATTGTATCTTAATTATAGTTCATATACTAACAAGGCTATCTTGGGATGCTAGTATTTTTCTTCCTTTGATCCATCCGAATGTATGTTGAAAATGTGATAGACATAACCTACGTTTGCATTGGTTACAAAACGAGGGCTATAGAAGGGCGTTACAAATGCACCTTATACCCCTAAAAACAAATGTACCTTATAAACAGGGCCAAATCCACCTTTGCCAAGTTTATTTTCTTCAGAAAAGTTATTTGTGGCCTCTAATATTTGATGAAATTCGAAGATAGAAAACTCAGAGAACTCTGCTTCCATTTCCCAAACATGTTCATCTCCTCCTTGCAACTCGTGGGTATGCCGCTTTTCTCGCAATCTCACTTGACCTGAAAAATTGAGAGTCGGCGCAATCAATTTCTTATGACTCTTTACCGCCGTCGATCTAGATCGTACCATGCGCGCCACCTAACGGGTAGCAACCAGTAAACCCGCTTAGCTATTAAATTAACGGATTGATTTTTTTTACGGGCCTTGGATTTGAAAACCAAATAGCTCGCAGGCGTGTCTTTCCTGGGATTTCATCTGAAACGACGctcacccctcaaaaaaaaaaaactgaaacGACGCTCTCGTCTATACCCGGCACAACGACCTAGAAATAGAGCACCGGCGAACCGCCGGCCGCGGCGGCTGACGGGCAGACGCGGTCATGGCCGATTACGTCTCCCATGCTGGCGGCCGGCTTCAACCAGCAACCAGCACGTAATTAGTTGACCTGATCCGATTCTTTGGGGCAAATCGTTGGCGACACTTCCTCTCCTGCCATCGAGATGACGAGTTGACGACAGCGGATAGTGACACGTGAAGCACGAGATTGGGATCGTAGCGTCCGAGCTCCGATGCAGCTCGTCCGTGGGCGATGCAGCGGCCGACGGCGAGGATGCATGGTGGTGGCGGCGAGCTGTTTCCTTCCCAATCTCATCCCCAACTACAAGTATTTCGGTACAGAGGTAGTATATATGAGCAGATGCACCCAATCCCTGTTGGCGCCGGCCATCGCTGTCAAGCCACACAAGCACAATCGTGGAGGACAGCCCAGGCCATGGTAGGTCGTATGTATCAGTTTATTACTTTTCTGCCTAATGGCTACTAGTAGGAATTCCCTACTACTCCCGCCGTCCCATAATGTAAAATATTTTTGGACGTTAGAGTAGCTAGTAATCCTATGCGTGCAATCAGCCGATGTGCACATCTAAATTCATCTACTGCTATTAATTTGCAGATTCAGATAACTTTTGTTGGAGGCGCTGGTATGTTGTGGAAAGATTCAACTAGTAAATTTTGTTGGAGGCACTTGTATCAATCTATCTACACAACTCATCTGAATCGGATTATACACGACGAGGTGGAAGTAGATCAGCTTTTCCCCCGCATCGGCTATGCCTGCATGCATCTctcagatgcagaggtcgggggtcatccttcttttcagaaaaaaaaaatcaGCTACACCTGAGGCGCGAGGGAGACGTGACACTGCGATCTAGATAAATAGCTTCTTCTGATGAGCAGCGTTCCAGTAACTAGTTTAATTACTAACCTTTCATGTACCTTCTTCTGAGCCGAGGATAGCAAACGATGAAGCAGAATGCGACCAGTGCTACTGGAGCAGCAACAGATATGGCGATTACCCAAGGTTTGATTCCATGTCCTTCAAAATTAAAAATCAAGAATTCTTCAGAGGGGAAATAAACATCAATAAATTATGATAAGAGAAGCCATAATAATATGTCAACCAAATTAATGAAGAGCCCAATCGTAACTTTAATTGTTTGAACACCCAAATTGAAGTGAATTGGTGGTGGATCACTGATCACATACTCTTTCCTGTAGCAGCAGTAGTGGTAGTAGTAGTTGGGACTGGCGGCACCGGAGTGATGGATGATGGAGTGACCCGCCGCATGGGTTGGCCTTGGTAGAACATATTCACCTCGAACCTGATGTTGCAGCGCAGCACGAGGATCTGTCCTCCCAGGCGCACCGCCGTGGTGGTGTTGACCATGCTGATGATCCGCTGGAGGCACGCCAGGCAGTCGCCAGTGGACAGATCCGGCGTGCACTGAGCCAGAGAGTAGAGCGTTCGGGTAACAGTGCTAACGGAGTCCATGACCGCGGTGGCGAACCGCCTCTCTGCAGCGGCCGCGTCCTGGGCCGTCCGTGTGAGCAGGTCGTGCACGTCCGGAGTGACGGTGCCAGGGTCACCGAAGAAGCTGTCATTTTGGAATGACTGGAAGAGCGTGTCGTTCTCGGTGATGCTGGGGACGAGGAGGTCGTCGCTGGAGAAGCCGAGGACGcacgtctgctgctgctgctcgccgtTGTCGTGGTAGACGGTGGCGCCCAGGTGGTACGGGCACGCCCGCTGAGCTTCCTGGAACGATGCGGCGACGCAGTCCCTGCACGCCGTGGCGTTCACGGTGTCGCCACGGCAGAGCGCGAGCGCGTACACCACATCGGTGACTTGGCCGGCGGTTGCGGTGGCAAACAGttgcgaggaggaagacgccttgTTGGGGAgggtggcggcgacgacggcgaggttGGACTGGTAGGTGCTGTTGGCCGTGTAGTTGCCGCCGCTGCCACAGAGCTGCGCCGTTGCCGCTGCCGACGGCAGCGGCATAAGGAGGATGCTAAGCCTTAGGAGGAGCAGGACGACCGCCATGAGATGCTAGTCCTAAAGCTTCTGTGCTGAAGCTCGACCGCTTGGCCTTATTTCATTTGCATGATCACTTGCAAAAATGAAACGAAAGTGCATTCAGTGGCCGGTCTGTACGTTGCTTTCAGTTAAACTCTTTGAAGCGTCGTCAGTTTCTTGCATAAAATACTCATTTCAAAACAAATTAGATTTTCATTATAATAGACTTATTTTGAGTCCAATTAAGTTAAAGTGCTTTGACTCCCATGCCATATTTAATTTATAGAATGAGAGAGAGAAGTAATGGTCATGCATCTTATTTTACGTACATGCACCGTACAAGTCCAAGTAGAGAGAGGGTGCTGCACTTATGCTTTGGAAGccgaatatatgaaaaatattttGTTGGACAGTTTTTTATCTATAAAGCTAGTGTCATCCAATCacaataataataacttgattgATGAGATTTTAGATTTGACCCCTCTAAATCAAAATGAAGGGAGTAATTATTTATTCACTCAGTCTTCTAGATCCCGATCGACCGGCCGGCCGATCTAGTCCGCCAGTCAGCAACTTTGAATGGTCTCGTATTATAAGAGTGTCATAAACTACATTGTAAACGTATTTGTTAAAGGCAAATGATTTGATCTGGCTGACTGGTCAAGTTTTCGGCTGGACGTGCGCGAGCCATcacatgagatgagatgagatcgcATGGCCACCCGTACACACAAGGCCCATCCAACCTTATTTTCTTTCCCGTTCCACCCAAAGCTTTCTCTGGATCTCTCTCACTCTCGCGACTGCTTTTCCCTGCACCATCAAGCTCGCAATCGTCAACGGCTCCGCTGCCGCTGTTGCAAGCCCTTTCCTAGAGAACCCAAATAATTCTCAGACCATGCTGGTTACATGGTCGCCGGGTGCGGACCTGGCGGTGCGTCGTTTGCAAGCTCCAGACCGCTATGTTAGAACCGGGGAAGTGCCTATGCTGGCTTCGAGGCAGATGATGCACTATGCTGGTACCCGGCAATGGAAGTTTTGTTGGAACCTCCTGACCTGACCCGCGGTGAGCTGCGACAGGGAGCACACATGGATGTTGTCACCGGTCACCACGGGTGCTGGAACCGGCGGCAACCACGTTCTTTTGTTGGCACCAGCGCCGCAAGCGCCACGAGATGCTGCAACGAGCTCCTATAATTGCTAGGACCGGTCTCTTCGTTTGCTAGAACAGACTTCCTTCGTCAAGACGGCGCTAGTGTTTTCAAAGGACACTATTGGTAGCTAGTCAAGTTAGCGGCAGCGTCTTGTTCTGCTGGAACGCGGCTAGTACAAAAAATCCTATAAGGCATTCTTGCACTAGTAATCCGACTTTGGCCCTTCGAACGGTACAAAGCGTGTCTAGGCATCCTGACTGGAGTCGGCGGGTACACCAACCAGGCAGGACTAGTGTCAGCCAACATACCGGCAAAACAAGGTTGTGGGCATATGGACCGGATTCCGGAGGCACACCAAACCGGGTAGACCATGCGTCGGGTAGGACGACTCAGCCGACGGTCTATGGAACCCACAGAATGTGTGTTCTACCTTGGTAGACCACGCATAGTATAATGCCATCCACACACACGACAATGGGACACAACGTTCATTGGCATAGAAGATAGAACCCAACACCCACGTCTTGCATAAGGTGCAAGACTCAACGACAACAATGGGGCTGCTGAGCTATGAAACCGCATTAACCACAGCAATCGCCACCGTACAGCACTGTGCCGACCAACAGCAACCCAAATAGATTGGGAGGATCGGTCAACAACCGACTTCACCCGGGTGAACGCATGCCATTCCAAACGCCGGCTGTAACTTCACCAAGGCGTGCCACCTTTCGTGGTTTTAGGACTCGATTGCCACCAAGGTACAATGGGGCACACGGCCTACTCGGGGCTGGACAACAAAGATGTGTTGCACAAGTTCACCTACACGGCAAATATCCACACTACACTTGTAATCAACTTTGAGGACATCTTCAACCAACAAGTAAGCAGCAAAATAATACAGAAAAACATGCACATGTGGCACAAGATTTAACGTGAAAAAACCTCCAGAGTGATAACATTGGATTATATCTAGTCGGCTAAGAATTtggcagatccctttactaaaTGGCTATCACGTGTTATGATAGAAAAACATCGAGGGggtgggtatgagacccacatgagttgccatggtggtaactcAACCTATCTGATCGGAGACCCCGTGAAGTAGAACCTGGCTCGTAAACAAGTAGTAGTTAACTAAGGAGAGTAACTGTGTTGGCAATTGGTGCTACTATGATCATCTCCCCTGCTTCCCAATCATACATACTCGATGAATGCTTGCTTAATTACTTGGACTACTAAAGTATCTCTGCCtgtgttgattgtttttttttgtgtgtgtgtgtgtggggggggggggggggggggggggggggctgtgttgATTGCTGTAGCCACCCTATGCATCTCAACATTTGCCAAAGGTGGTGCTTATGTTCTCCttgatttggcctactagtttTTTCTTCTAGGTAACCCTTTTGACGGGTGTGCTGTTGCTCCATCACAAAATTGAGCTTAATTTCGACGACGCACCAGAACGCTGGTTGGACGTTTCTTTCTTTCCTTATTTGCATTTAGAGAAATTTCTAACTACTTTCTCCATTTTAAAATAAGTTTCTtgattttagttcaaatttaaactgaaatcatgacacttatttttggaacgaagtTAGTATATGGACCTTCTACCAGACAGAAGAAATTTGTAGCTATTCAAATTACTTTCTTTGAATTAAAACCCCACACCACTTCCGAACTCGCCGTAGGCTTTCtacttttctttttcgttttttatgattctcttttttcttttctttttggttttttgatttatttggttttattaattTTTCCAAAAcaattaataataatttcaaaaattattcacTTAAAAAAGGGATTTACGTTTTTTGAAAATGGTCACAAATTTCAAAAcgtgttcacaaattaaaaaatgtcGTAATTTTTTCAAAAAAGTTGGGCTTAAAAATTCTTTGGTTTTTCAAAACAATCAAGATTCTGAAAATTGTTCATCTTTTCAAAATAAATTCGTATTTTAAAAAACTATTCGCCCATTTAATTGTTTTGTGGCGGAACAAAAATTGTCCACAACATTCAAAACTTGTTCGAGTTTTTCAAAAAGTTGTTCAAGGTAGTTCTGTGCAGTGGGGATGTGGGCTGCAGGGCTGTGACATGCAGTGGTTGTGCGATCCGTCGAGCGTTGGATAGTTCTGTGACTTCCAGGCTGGGCTGGGCCTTTAAGGTTTTTTCCTTTTCGTTTTAGTTTTCTACTTTTGAGTTTAGAATATGATTTTGGACATTTACTTCAAACCAAATTTGGAAATGTACCAGCAATTTTTTTAAAACCAACTGAAATATTTAGAGTCTAGGAATAATTTTCCAACGCTAAATAGAATACAAAAAATACCACGTTAAAAATAGTCTAGTTTTTATATACTCTGGAAAATATTTTTGAACTCCAAATAAATAATCCGATAATATTGAAATCATTTTCAACTTTTTAAGCCTTGTAATTTGTTCTAAATTAGAAAATGGCTGTAAATATTTAAAAAGGCACCAAAGAAAATCCAAATAAATATGAAAGCGTCCAAGTATTATTATTTGATtaaagtcatgttatcttctctcatttCTATTTTGGGTTGGTTTGAATACGTGAAGAAGAAACTTTAATTTAAATTTAATAGTTGAGGAGGTccttttattctctctttttttatatataattttcaTACTCCAAGAGCTTAAAATcctgaaaaataataaaaaaatcaagAAATTTTAAATACTTATCTTTATttattaacattccaaattttagattttttttcttgaGATGCTACAGGCGTGCTGTGTCCAACAAGATTGATGCCATCCTATGCATGGTACGGAATATATGTGTCCGCTTGCCTACCTGCCCAATGAGCTGCTTGTGTTTATGTCATTATGGTTCTCCCTGGTCAGTGACACCCCTGCGCCAGTCCAACAGTGTCTGCCTATTAGATTTGTGGAAGCGTCTCAACCCCCAACATTTTTCTAAGTTTGTTTGGTGGAGGTCCGGTTTACAGTTTTCCAGAGTTTTTTTAGTTTTCATTTCCTTCTATAatggtttttttatttttgtttactTTCAAGTTTTATTCTAAAAAATGTTTACGAAGTTTGTAAAATATTCTCAAGTTTTAAAGATTGTTCACTATTTTTTTAAGTTGCaaatttctaaaaaatgttcaaaacttaTTCAATACGTTCACTCAAAAAAATAGAGAAAACAATAAAACCCAAAGAAAATAAAGAAACCCGCAGAGAAAATCAGGAAAGCTCCTGTAACGAGCGCAGACGCTGAACTGGTGCGGCCCACCTATGCAATTCGTCGACACTTTGACGCATGAGCGTCGTCCAGAACTTCTCCATGAAGCCAGCCAGACTCCACTTAAAAACGCAAGGACTGTGGACCTTTTGGGCAAAACCTAACTTTTATAATTTTACAAAATGTTAATCaagttttaaaaaaatgtatgCATTTTCTTAAAACTATCATATTTTCCTAATGCTCACAGAAGTTTTGGGAAATACTCATATCTTGTCAAACATGTTAGCATTTTTGTAGAAAAATATTCACACATTTTAAATTTGTTCATAATTGATAAAAAACAAAAAGGTTTTACATCATACATGTATTGATGCATCCAAATACTAATTACTACTTCGATGTACGACAAAAACatgagaggagggggggggggggttcagacAGCGTCTGTACATGATCGGCCATGCAACACAGTAACAACACCGAAGTGGCCCACCATCGATGGAATCCACCATTTCTTGTCAGGGATGTAAATGACAAATAAACGACGCCTGGAAATCCCGTTCGGTTAGCTTTATCTAGCTTGATAGTTTATTTTTCCAAAGAAAAACTTTATTAAAATGTTAGACAATAGTGGAATCAACAAGAAGCTGCCCATGAGCTCGCAGCGACTGCAAGAAGAAGTGGTGACTTTGTGTTGATCGACAACGTCCCCTCTGAGACGAGACATGTAATGCTAGTGGCGGCAGCACCTGCTTGCGGCGATAGCCGCATGGCGGTAGCAGCACCAGCAGCTTGGATGCGGCAGCAGTAGTAGCTTGGATGCGGCAGCAGCTGCTTGTGGCTGATGTCCGCCAGCCCAGACGACGGCAACGCGCCTGGGTCGAATTGGTCGGAGGTCTCCTCCCCTTCCTGAGCTGGCAGGAATGGCCGGAATCAAGATCGGACTATGGTGGCGGTGGCAAGGAAGGAAGGTGCGGGAGCTGAAAGTTCCCCATCgccaattattttttgttttttatagGTCCCTGCAAAAACTGCCTCCAATCCTAGTTATCTACGGGACAAGATGCCTTATTTAGTGGAGCTGTATAACTTTTATAGGACGAGGACGTTTTGCGGTATCTAATATGGACCCCTTTTCATCTTGCTGACGTTTTTTACGGGTCTGCTAGAGATGATCTAAGGACATCTCCGATGTTGACCCCTAAACTAAACACCATATCCGCACGGGGGTGCTGTATACACATAGTGAGATTTTACAGCTTGGTATACTAGTTTTTCAGTGACAACGCGCGGGGTGTTATCTAAGCCCTTCGTTTTTAAATATAATCCTTTTTAGATATTTCGTACAAACTACATACAGACATACATATGCATATTCTAGATTATAGATTtcctcattttgctccgtatgtagttcatattaaaacCTCGAAAATGGCATATgtttaggatcggagggagtagtttatttaACTAGCACCTACAAATACAAATGGATGCACTagttttttgagatttttttttcCTGAGAGAATGCAACTATGCACCTGGTTAGAGAAAAAATCGTAAAAAAtttaaaacaaattcaaaaaattccatttttttatgtggtagacaatttgatgcgtgaggcccgctccgaatttcaagtcatttggacatccgagcagctctcagcaaaaaagacaaatcggaccAAAACAGTACATGAACAATATACATTTGTACAGACCTCCAATTTGTCTTTCTTCATCAGtgcgggtgcagatgagctcgagTGCAGAAATGAATTTTCGCTATACAAGGCACTAGTGTTacattttttttgttttagttCTGATGAGGATACCCTTGAACAGTGACAGCACCGCCCTGGCCCACCTTCGACCAACCCAACCCACCCACCACCATTCCCATTCCTCAAAAAAAAATTCCTCCAAAAAAAAACCCACCACCATTCCCTCCTCCCTGCTCTGTCCCGACCACGGTGGCGACGGCGAGGAGACGCCCAACGGCGCCTCGTCTTCCAGTCCTGCTGTTCTGCTCCCCGCTGTCGGCATGGTCGCCCGCCTGCCCTCTCCTCCATCCGCTGGGACTGGAACTGGAAGCAAGCGCCACCAACAAGGAGGTCAGCTCTCACCGCTCTGCCCGCGCCCTGCAGGTGCTTGCGTTTATTCCCACAAGGTTCCTTCCGCTAGCTCGAGCACAAGGGTCATCAACCAACCACCCAATTGCCTCCAGTGGAATACAGCACGTACCCATAAATTAAGTACTAATGGCCACCATACATCAAAGAGACGAGCTTGAGCTTGAAACGAATAGAGCTGGGCCTTGTGGGAACCAATTCAAGTACTATAATATCATCAACTCGAGTCTAGCTGCCTGTCTTTTAACACTTGCTTACCAAGCTCGTTCAGATGGCATGTGCTTGTGCCTTGAAGACCGCAACACCACCAGCGCCAGACCCAGAGCCTAGTCTTTATTTTACTCTTAGAGTTGCAATTAGTTTTGTTGATCAGATCAGGTGGGAGCAATGTGTAGATGGACATACACATCTTTGGCTCAAGCATATCGCTGGCCCGCCTGGCCTGAGCTTGATCACTTCTTCAGGGGCACCACAACTGAGGCTCCTTCAGTTCAGTGGCACTAGTACTATATCACTAGAGACTTCAATACTGAATGAGCCCATTCGCTTGCCAAGTCCAGCAGCCAAACCAAA
This region of Triticum aestivum cultivar Chinese Spring chromosome 2D, IWGSC CS RefSeq v2.1, whole genome shotgun sequence genomic DNA includes:
- the LOC123050933 gene encoding cysteine-rich receptor-like protein kinase 10, which produces MAVVLLLLRLSILLMPLPSAAATAQLCGSGGNYTANSTYQSNLAVVAATLPNKASSSSQLFATATAGQVTDVVYALALCRGDTVNATACRDCVAASFQEAQRACPYHLGATVYHDNGEQQQQTCVLGFSSDDLLVPSITENDTLFQSFQNDSFFGDPGTVTPDVHDLLTRTAQDAAAAERRFATAVMDSVSTVTRTLYSLAQCTPDLSTGDCLACLQRIISMVNTTTAVRLGGQILVLRCNIRFEVNMFYQGQPMRRVTPSSITPVPPVPTTTTTTAATGKRHGIKPWVIAISVAAPVALVAFCFIVCYPRLRRRYMKGQVRLREKRHTHELQGGDEHVWEMEAEFSEFSIFEFHQILEATNNFSEENKLGKGGFGPVYKGHFPDGIEIAVKRLDSHSGQGLMEFKNEVELIAKLQHMNLVRLLGCCSQAEEKILVYEYLPNKSLDFFIFDNNRKVLIDLNKRLEIIEGIAEGLLYLHMHSRLCVIHRDLKPSNILLDNEMNPKISDFGLAKIFSSNAEGIITRRVAGTYGYMAPEYASQGIFSIKSDVFSFGVLTLEILSGKRNSGSHQCGDFIYLLGYAWQLWKERRWIELVETSLLPNCHSTVMMRCVNIALLCVQENAVDRPTMLDVVAMLSSMTMNLPEPKHPAYFNLMVGNGESSKTTVPCSVNDVTISATTPR